In a genomic window of Procambarus clarkii isolate CNS0578487 chromosome 12, FALCON_Pclarkii_2.0, whole genome shotgun sequence:
- the LOC138363884 gene encoding transient receptor potential cation channel subfamily A member 1 homolog — protein MDNCTSASDTTTSSTYYDFRIFEDNYCITEGKNDLGTSQTSPFDPKTWKVLASAKELISDTLVWKQEHPVRIMVQHRCLDLLQHSLTEAWIQYKWGSYARLLFTVLFALKAISVVILVSFMINVKNWKHITDKYNMSEETFCDAVLKSPTVLSEVKAANTTEDTTESLTIRSTNEASEWNPTPSHISHSFLLFSLVLQVFLEINSAMKLKWHYLHSNFIFVRLLCIVLAAMLLIPTSYCDFMLGIKMVPIWQCGYTGSSYGMDSTHSNHQ, from the exons ATGGATAATTGTACTTCAGCATCTGACACCACAACCAGTTCAACCTACTATGATTTCAGAATATTTGAGGATAATTATTGCATCACTGAAG GTAAAAATGATTTAGGCACTAGCCAAACAAGTCCGTTTGATCCTAAAACTTGGAAAGTGCTAGCCTCTGCTAAAGAGTTGATATCAGATACACTGGTGTGGAAGCAAGAGCATCCTGTGAGAATCATGGTACAGCACAGATGCTTAGATCTTCTTCAACATTCCCTAACTGAGGCATGGATCCAGTATAAGTGGGGATCATATGCCAGGCTCCTGTTTACAGTACTTTTTGCACTTAAGGCTATCTCAGTTGTCATCCTTGTCAGCTTTATGATAAATGTCAA GAACTGGAAGCATATAACAGACAAATACAATATGTCAGAAGAAACGTTCTGTGATGCAGTTCTGAAGTCTCCCACAGTTTTGTCAGAGGTCAAGGCGGCAAACACAACAGAGGACACAACTGAATCTCTGACTATAAGATCAACAAATGAAGCTTCTGAGTGGAATCCAACTCCATCTCATATAAGTCATAGCTTTCTGCTTTTTTCACTGGTCCTACAAGTCTTCTTGGAAATAAACAGTGCAATGAAG CTGAAGTGGCATTATCTTCATAGCAATTTCATTTTTGTACGACTCCTGTGCATAGTGTTAGCAGCCATGTTGCTCATCCCAACCTCCTACTGTGATTTCATGCTTGGCATCAAAATG GTACCAATTTGGCAGTGTGGGTATACTGGCTCTTCTTATGGCATGGATTCAACTCATTCAAATCATCAATAA